A region from the Panicum hallii strain FIL2 chromosome 1, PHallii_v3.1, whole genome shotgun sequence genome encodes:
- the LOC112897688 gene encoding DELLA protein SLR1-like — translation MVGHIPFGWLPMDPAAASAATGNLPAPFSAAAANGHVYYYLDPALYASAVPLARQPAVPTAAEVARRRQEEEDAGIHLVHLLVTCAGAIQAGDYSAADDNLTQARSFLAAITSSTGIGRVAKHFVDALAQRLVPAHPQAAPPPATPAELHIHFYDAGPYLKFAYSTANQAILDSFEGCDRVHVVDLALMQGLQWPALIHALSQRHGGPPYLRITGIGGAGDEIGEVGVRLEQFARSLDVPFTFREVRVDQLDGLRHWMLGVVPGEALAFNSVLQLHRLLVDPDVDPAVPAPIDTLLHLVTSLQPMVFTVVEQEADHNRPALVERFTNALFHYSAMFDSMVAASHRTGGGSTTSALAEACLRAEILDVVCGEGSARAERHEPVGRWRERLARAGLAQLPFGADEVRRATAQLIRATLFSATGYGVLECAGSLALAWHDRPLYAATAWRATGGDVAVPAPRLSLPRSGTRAAAATAGTVAARVTAAETGSAPGVPSLLVARDAVTVKTPPPEKRPQQEQCGSEYDASVDATFRVMEKETAERPSPDYLSDTQAGGMMMIDRATLIEKMHHFSRYYDLAPGTLHRAVSYVDRFLSARMIHGGERQLLLLGAAAVFAAARYEDRKTTRRINADAVAAYVRCTRSEALDAERELVAALGYRLSGHAAYTFIDHFLRHTQDKEEEGSAAALVRPLAHHLADMALLDYRCVALLPSAVAASAIVLARLVLGYYSTAPVAGYAIEELSECMEAIYDMHENLEAWPGCGPMMEDWELTTRLRYSLPHYSVLTR, via the exons ATGGTGGGTCACATCCCCTTCGGCTGGCTGCCCAtggaccccgccgccgcctccgcggccACCGGCAACCTTCCGGCCCCGTTCTCTGCTGCAGCTGCCAACGGACACGTGTACTACTACCTCGACCCAGCACTGTACGCGTCTGCCGTGCCGCTCGCCAGGCAGCCCGCGGTCCCGACCGCCGCAGAGGTGGCGAGGCGGcgccaggaggaggaggacgcgggAATCCACCTGGTTCACCTCCTCGTCACCTGCGCCGGCGCCATTCAGGCGGGCGACTACTCGGCTGCCGACGACAACCTGACCCAGGCGCGCTCCTTCCTCGCAGCGATTACGAGTTCGACCGGGATCGGGCGCGTCGCCAAGCACTTCGTGGACGCGCTCGCGCAGCGCCTCGTCCCGGCGCACCCGCAGGCGGCGCCGCCTCCCGCCACGCCAGCCGAGTTGCACATCCATTTCTACGATGCGGGGCCCTACCTCAAGTTCGCCTACTCCACGGCGAACCAGGCGATCCTCGACTCGTTCGAGGGCTGCGACCGCGTGCACGTCGTCGACTTGGCCCTCATGCAGGGGCTCCAGTGGCCGGCGCTCATTCACGCCCTGTCCCAACGCCACGGCGGGCCGCCGTACCTCCGCATCACCGGAATCGGAGGCGCCGGCGATGAGATCGGTGAGGTGGGCGTCCGCCTCGAGCAGTTCGCGCGCTCCCTGGACGTCCCCTTCACGTTCCGGGAGGTCCGCGTCGACCAGCTTGACGGCTTGCGCCACTGGATGCTCGGGGTCGTCCCCGGGGAGGCGCTGGCCTTCAACTCCGTACTGCAGCTCCATCGCCTCCTCGTCGACCCGGACGTCGATCCGGCGGTGCCCGCGCCGATCGATACCCTCCTCCATCTGGTTACCTCCCTGCAGCCCATGGTATTCACGGTCGTGGAGCAGGAGGCCGACCACAACAGGCCGGCGCTGGTAGAGAGGTTCACCAACGCGCTCTTCCACTACAGCGCCATGTTCGACTCCATGGTAGCCGCGAGCCACcgcaccggcggcggcagcaccaCCAGCGCGCTCGCGGAGGCGTGCCTCCGGGCGGAGATCCTCGACGTCGTCTGCGGCGAGGGCAGCGCCCGCGCAGAGCGCCACGAGCCGGTGGGCCGCTGGCGCGAGCGCCTCGCGCGCGCGGGGCTGGCCCAGCTGCCGTTCGGCGCGGACGAGGTCCGCCGGGCGACGGCGCAGCTGATCCGCGCGACGCTGTTCTCCGCCACCGGGTACGGCGTCCTGGAGTGCGCCGGCAGCCTCGCGCTAGCGTGGCACGACCGGCCGCTGTACGCGGCGACGGCGTGGCGGGCAACAGGAGGAGATGTTGCCGTGCCGGCGCCGCGGCTGTCGCTGCCGAGGAGCGGGACAAGGGCCGCCGCCGCAACAGCAGGAACGGTAGCGGCGAGAGTAACGGCCGCGGAAACCGG TTCTGCGCCGGGAGTTCCATCTTTGCTTGTTGCGCGCGACGCGGTCACCGTCAAGACGCCGCCGCCCGAGAAGCGGCCGCAGCAGGAGCAGTGCGGCAGCGAGTACGATGCCAGCGTCGACGCCACGTTCCGGGTCATGGAGAAAGAAACCGCGGAGCGGCCCTCGCCGGACTACCTCAGCGACACGCAGGCGGGGGGCATGATGATGATCGACCGCGCCACCCTCATCGAGAAGATGCACCACTTCTCCAGGTACTACGACCTCGCCCCGGGGACGCTGCACCGCGCCGTCTCCTACGTCGACCGCTTCCTCTCTGCCAGGATGATCCATGGCGGCGagcgccagctcctcctcctgggcgcCGCGGCCGTCTTCGCCGCGGCCAGGTACGAGGACAGGAAGACCACGCGGAGGATCAACGCCGACGCCGTCGCCGCATATGTCCGGTGCACCCGGAGCGAGGCCCTCGACGCGGAGCGCGAGCTGGTGGCGGCGCTTGGTTACCGCCTGAGCGGGCACGCGGCCTACACGTTCATCGACCACTTCTTGAGGCACACGCAGgacaaggaggaggagggctcggcggcggcgttggTCAGGCCCCTGGCGCACCACCTGGCGGACATGGCGCTGCTGGACTACCGGTGCGTGGCGTTGCTGCCCTCCGCCGTGGCGGCGTCGGCGATCGTGCTGGCGAGGCTGGTCCTGGGCTACTACTCGACGGCGCCGGTGGCCGGGTACGCGATCGAGGAGCTGAGCGAGTGCATGGAGGCGATCTACGACATGCACGAGAACCTGGAGGCGTGGCCAGGATGCGGCCCGATGATGGAGGACTGGGAGCTCACTACTCGCCTCAGATACTCCTTGCCTCACTACAGTGTACTGACCCGTTAG